The Pseudomonas sp. FP198 genomic interval CAACGTGCTGGGCGGCGGTGATTTCGCTCCCGAGCGCCTGATTCCTGATGTGCTTAAGGCTTGGTCGGCAGACGAGCCGGTGACGCTGCGTTATCCACAAGCCGTGCGCCCATGGCAGCACGCTCTCGAACCGTTGGCCGGTTACCTGCAGTTGGCTGAGTGCCTGTATCAGCAGGGGCCGGAGTTCGCAGGTGCCTGGAACTTCGGTCCGGGTGAAGCGGACATGTGCAGCGTCGGCGAAGTCGTTCAACTGCTGGCCGAGCGCTGGCCGCAAGCGCCGGGCCTGCGCATCGAACCGAGCGACTTGCACGAGGCCGGCCTGTTGCGCCTGGACAGCAGCCGCGCCCGGCAACTGCTCGGCTGGCAGCCGCGCTGGTCGTTGCAACAGTGCCTGGGCCAGACCCTGGATTGGCACTTGGCATGGCAGAACGGTGACGACATGCGTCAAGTCACCCTCGGCCAACTGCACCTGTACCGAGGCGGGTTGTGAGCGAATTTTATTTGAAGACATTGCCGCTGGACGGTCTGTTCAGCGTCCAGCACAAACGCTTCGAAGACCAGCGCGGACATTTCGCCCGGCTGTTCTGTGAAGGGACCTTGAGTGCGTTCGGCCAGCCGTTCCATGTCCGCCAGATCAATCATTCCTGCACCCGTGAGCGGGGTAGTGTGCGCGGTTTGCATTATCAGAACGCAGCGCAGCCGGAAGCCAAACTGATCACCTGTCTGCGTGGCGAAGTCTGGGATGTGGCCGTGGATTTGCGACCTGAGTCCGAGACCTTCCTGCGATGGCATGCCGAGCACCTGAAGGCTGGTGATGGCCGCAGTCTGTTGATCCCGGCCGGGTTTGCCCATGGGTTCCAGACCCTGACCGACGACGCTGAGCTGCTTTACTTGCACAGTGCCGACTACGCTCCGGAGCATGAGGGCGGCCTGTCTGTGAATGACCCGCGGCTGGCGATTGCCTGGCCGCTGTCTGTCAATAATCTGTCGAGCCGGGATAGCAACCATCCTTTGCTCGACGAACGTTTTGCTGGAGTGCGTCTATGAACTGCCGAGGTTGCGGGACTGCCCTGGCTTTGCCACTGATCGATCTCGGCACTTCGCCGCCGTCCAACGCGTATGTGCGGGCCGACCAATTGGATCAGGCCGAGCAGTGGGTGCCGCTTAAAGTTGCAGTGTGCCAGCAATGCTGGTTGGTGCAGACCGAGGATTACACCAGCGCGGATACGCTGTTCGACGCCGAGTACGCCTATTTCAGTTCCTTTTCCAGCACTTGGCTGGCCCACGCCGAGCGTTATGTTGCCGAGATGGTCAAGCGCTTCGACCTGAGCGCTGATAGTCGCGTGGTGGAAATTGCCGCCAACGACGGCTACCTGTTGCAGTTCGTGGGCAAGCGCGGTATCCCCTGCCTGGGGGTCGAGCCAACGCGCAGCACCGCCGAGGCCGCCCGTGCCAGAGGTCTGGAAATCTGCGAGTTGTTCTTTGGTCGCGAAACGGCCGCGCAACTGGAAGGCGACGGCTGGGCAGCGGATTTGATGGTGGCCAACAACGTATTGGCCCACGTGCCGGACATCAATGATTTCCTCGCCGGGTTTGCCACGCTGCTCAAGCCGACCGGTGTCGCCACGTTCGAGTTTCCGCAACTGCTCACATTGATGGCCGGGCAGCAGTTCGACACGCTCTATCACGAACATTTTTCTTATTTGTCGCTTACGTCCGTGCAAACCCTGTGCGAGCGCAATGGGCTTGAAGTCTTCGATGTCAGCCAGCTGTCGACCCATGGCGGCTCGTTGCGAGTCTTCGTCCAGCGTGTCGACGGCGTTCGACGCCCGGTCCAGTCCTCCGTGCAACAACAGTTACAGGCCGAACTGGATGCCGGCGTGAAAACCGCCGCGTACTACGCCACCCTGGCGCCGGCCGCCGAAGCGATCAAACATGGCCTGTTGCGCTTTTTGTTGCAGGCCAAGGCCGATGGCAAGCATGTGGTCGGGTATGGCGCAGCCGCCAAGGGCAACACTTTGCTCAACTACGCCGGGGTCAAGCCTGATCTGCTGGCGTGGGTGGCGGATGCCAACCCGCACAAACAGGGTAAATATTTGCCTGGCAGTCGGATTCCTATCGTGTCGCCTGAGCGTATCGCAATAGAGAAACCCGACTACGTTGTCGTCCTGCCCTGGAACCTGCTGAGTGAAGTCAGCCAACAGCTGGTTGAGGTTCGTCAATGGGGCGGGCAATTCGTCATCGCGGTGCCTGAGCTGACGCTGCTATGAAGGTGTTAGTGACTGGCGCCACCGGGTTTGTCGGCCGTCATCTGGTCGCGGCCCTGCTCGCTCGCGGTTGTCAGGTCAGGGCCGTTGCGCGCAGGGAGGAGCCTGCCAAGGCATTGCCCTGGTTCGACCGGGTTGAATTCGTCGCGGCCGATGTCCATGCCGAAGAACTGGACGTTGCTGCATTGGTCGAGGATGTCGATGCCTTGGCGCATCTGGCGTGGCCGGGATTGCCGAATTACCAGGCACTGTTTCATTTCGAACATAACCTGATGGCCGATTATCAGTTCATCAAAACGGCGGTCATGGCGGGAGTGGGCCAGGTGCTGGTCACGGGGACCTGTTTCGAATATGGCCTGCAGAGCGGACCGCTCGATGAGCAGACTGCGCCGCAACCGGCCAACCCTTACGGTTTGGCAAAAAATACCTTGCGCCTGTTCCTCGAACACCTGCAACGCGAGCACCCGTTCACCTTGCAGTGGGCACGTTTGTTCTATCTGCACGGCGCTGGTCAGAACCCCACCAGCCTGCTCGCGGCGCTGGACCGGGCCATTGATGCCCAGGCGCCGGTATTCGATATGTCGGGCGGCG includes:
- the rfbC gene encoding dTDP-4-dehydrorhamnose 3,5-epimerase; this encodes MSEFYLKTLPLDGLFSVQHKRFEDQRGHFARLFCEGTLSAFGQPFHVRQINHSCTRERGSVRGLHYQNAAQPEAKLITCLRGEVWDVAVDLRPESETFLRWHAEHLKAGDGRSLLIPAGFAHGFQTLTDDAELLYLHSADYAPEHEGGLSVNDPRLAIAWPLSVNNLSSRDSNHPLLDERFAGVRL
- a CDS encoding class I SAM-dependent methyltransferase, with the protein product MNCRGCGTALALPLIDLGTSPPSNAYVRADQLDQAEQWVPLKVAVCQQCWLVQTEDYTSADTLFDAEYAYFSSFSSTWLAHAERYVAEMVKRFDLSADSRVVEIAANDGYLLQFVGKRGIPCLGVEPTRSTAEAARARGLEICELFFGRETAAQLEGDGWAADLMVANNVLAHVPDINDFLAGFATLLKPTGVATFEFPQLLTLMAGQQFDTLYHEHFSYLSLTSVQTLCERNGLEVFDVSQLSTHGGSLRVFVQRVDGVRRPVQSSVQQQLQAELDAGVKTAAYYATLAPAAEAIKHGLLRFLLQAKADGKHVVGYGAAAKGNTLLNYAGVKPDLLAWVADANPHKQGKYLPGSRIPIVSPERIAIEKPDYVVVLPWNLLSEVSQQLVEVRQWGGQFVIAVPELTLL
- a CDS encoding NAD(P)-dependent oxidoreductase; protein product: MKVLVTGATGFVGRHLVAALLARGCQVRAVARREEPAKALPWFDRVEFVAADVHAEELDVAALVEDVDALAHLAWPGLPNYQALFHFEHNLMADYQFIKTAVMAGVGQVLVTGTCFEYGLQSGPLDEQTAPQPANPYGLAKNTLRLFLEHLQREHPFTLQWARLFYLHGAGQNPTSLLAALDRAIDAQAPVFDMSGGEQLRDYLAIETASAYLAGLLSRREFNGVVNCSSGEPVSVRALVEARLRERGAAIRLNLGHYPYPTHEPMAFWGVAERLHTLLGAEHDA